A genomic region of Bdellovibrionales bacterium contains the following coding sequences:
- a CDS encoding PilZ domain-containing protein → MVIQWFLNNDEDVSGPFSTEDIQKQIERGLPKDCSIWGKAQKDWITVHQWSLSLPTLLQTPDRKLTSLKWHMAREGKSEGPFTREELLTALSDLSSLEGIMLWNKEMTGWVSVFDFHDLMEEIGVDRRHTPRAKIRGTVKITSGDSASIGQIQTISEGGLGIIGLENGFPGQELQLEIRAAVLGEPIRAKAEVKYITKSGFTGLHFTQISMEAKSTLIDYIRHTTHPSYGKAA, encoded by the coding sequence ATGGTCATTCAGTGGTTCTTGAATAATGACGAGGACGTTTCTGGGCCTTTTTCCACAGAGGATATCCAAAAGCAGATTGAGAGAGGTCTGCCCAAGGACTGCTCCATTTGGGGCAAAGCGCAAAAGGATTGGATTACGGTTCATCAGTGGAGCCTGTCTTTGCCCACCTTGCTTCAGACTCCCGATAGAAAATTGACCTCATTGAAATGGCATATGGCCCGCGAAGGCAAATCTGAGGGGCCCTTTACGCGCGAGGAACTTTTGACCGCTTTGAGTGACCTCAGCTCTCTAGAAGGAATTATGCTGTGGAACAAGGAAATGACGGGTTGGGTGTCAGTTTTTGATTTTCATGATCTTATGGAAGAAATCGGAGTTGATCGCAGACACACCCCCCGGGCAAAAATCCGCGGAACTGTGAAAATAACAAGTGGGGATAGTGCATCAATTGGTCAGATTCAGACTATCAGCGAGGGTGGACTTGGGATTATTGGGTTAGAAAATGGATTTCCCGGACAAGAATTACAGTTGGAAATAAGAGCCGCCGTACTCGGCGAGCCCATCAGAGCAAAAGCCGAAGTTAAATATATCACAAAATCCGGTTTTACGGGACTCCATTTTACTCAAATCTCAATGGAAGCAAAGTCCACTCTGATTGACTATATCCGACATACGACCCACCCATCTTACGGGAAAGCAGCCTAG
- a CDS encoding tetratricopeptide repeat protein: MLEHKVVTKIELLIRGRRRGFLFPGAMLFAFISNFCQFAVGAPSERAPAEAGKVKTVGDVLRKIEGKNLSIKKGDSKLPQFQEFESRKQTNLQAVKPPSSTSLYYEEGSEEAVLEKVTDDGIDQLFKLTNKFKSSKKRGELWLRLAELYVEKSRLIEFRLHQEFDRKIRESKEGSPKQKLNLGPAQEYNRKAVQLYEWFLRDFPTDEKVDQALFFLGFNYFELNDEKKGMSYYQRLTKEFPKSPFVDESNFAIGEFHFENERWSEALPHYQQVANNRRARLFSFALYKSAWCQYKVGSVKEALQSLERVIKAGRMAKSQEEKTIGGVSRIRLATEALKDLVIFYAEVGSYKAAKDYFAQVAGPKNVNSLQEKLAYYYADMGQRTGARFTFHELIEANQSAPKAYDYQYQIVTMYAATGEAKIFKQELYNWIQGYGPDSAWQKTNGRNRELIAKATQLIETTLRNYILQQHQTAQNSRAPNAQAMAKSGYELYFRVFKDSPKLDEMHFFFAELLFDIEEYERASDHYLWVAENAPNSAYFDKSVLNAILSLEKKLPTSEEVKKIVGGTTSPVEFDSTIKKFEKVVLRFLKDFPKGPDSIAIKYRLGALYYYYNQFDRALLSFQDIIKTAPNTKFAEYSANLTLDIYNLKNDYEGLEKAGQEILSIPQLAASPVGSQVQSILEKSSFKRAQNMEAEKDFLSSAKQFESFSNKNARSELATSARFNSAVNYERAGDLLKALAMYGSVLKGSGKGHEALKQKSLKFMALLYEKSGQYKEAAEFFEKYANENAKGDKDAVDFFYNAGVIRDGMNFFNAALDNYQKYFDRSKRRDRMEVIFLMAKIWQKRGNLKNARSYYSQYVDLNPANASALIEALFQLGVIEEKLGRQKASDDYFKRTVAVQKGFSKNGTPVGVAYAAEAQFKIIYRVYDELRSIKIPADPSGQDSAVRRKLDLISKLKERLKEVIKYDDAYMVVAALTLSGQANQHMSAALYSVALPSKLSPDQLKEYKAGVDKVARPFQDEALSNYTAAIEKGYRLEGYNEWLKAAFVEANRLNSEKFPNFGEEAILTKLPDYLEN, from the coding sequence ATGTTGGAACACAAAGTTGTAACTAAAATTGAACTTCTGATTCGGGGCCGGCGGCGAGGATTTCTTTTTCCCGGAGCGATGCTCTTCGCATTCATATCGAATTTCTGTCAATTTGCTGTTGGCGCTCCCAGTGAAAGAGCTCCAGCAGAGGCAGGAAAGGTAAAAACTGTTGGTGATGTACTCAGAAAGATTGAAGGAAAGAATCTCTCAATAAAAAAGGGAGATTCAAAACTGCCGCAATTTCAGGAATTTGAATCCCGTAAGCAGACAAATCTTCAAGCAGTCAAGCCTCCTTCGTCCACTTCTCTTTACTATGAGGAAGGTTCTGAAGAAGCAGTGCTTGAAAAAGTGACCGATGACGGAATAGACCAGCTTTTTAAATTAACAAATAAATTTAAATCAAGCAAGAAGCGCGGTGAGTTGTGGCTGAGACTAGCAGAACTTTACGTGGAAAAATCGCGTCTGATTGAATTCCGACTGCATCAGGAATTCGATCGAAAGATTCGAGAATCAAAGGAAGGTTCTCCAAAGCAAAAGCTCAACTTGGGTCCGGCGCAGGAGTATAACAGAAAAGCCGTTCAGCTCTATGAGTGGTTTCTGCGGGATTTTCCTACTGACGAGAAAGTTGATCAGGCTCTATTTTTTCTCGGGTTTAATTATTTTGAATTAAACGATGAAAAGAAAGGTATGTCTTATTACCAAAGACTGACAAAAGAATTTCCGAAGAGTCCTTTTGTTGACGAATCTAACTTTGCTATTGGCGAATTTCACTTTGAAAATGAGCGTTGGTCAGAGGCATTGCCTCACTATCAGCAAGTGGCAAATAATAGGAGGGCACGACTGTTTTCGTTTGCTCTCTATAAGTCGGCTTGGTGCCAATACAAAGTGGGCTCAGTGAAGGAAGCCTTGCAATCGCTTGAACGAGTGATTAAGGCAGGGCGTATGGCAAAGAGCCAAGAGGAAAAGACAATTGGAGGAGTTAGTCGCATTCGTCTGGCTACGGAGGCGCTTAAAGATCTTGTCATTTTTTATGCTGAAGTGGGGAGTTACAAAGCTGCAAAGGACTACTTTGCTCAAGTTGCAGGTCCGAAAAATGTTAATTCCCTGCAGGAAAAACTGGCATATTATTATGCGGATATGGGACAGAGAACTGGAGCTCGTTTTACCTTTCACGAGCTGATTGAAGCAAACCAAAGTGCCCCGAAGGCTTACGACTATCAGTATCAAATTGTAACGATGTATGCGGCGACGGGCGAGGCCAAAATTTTTAAACAGGAGCTCTATAACTGGATTCAGGGCTATGGGCCAGATAGTGCCTGGCAAAAAACAAATGGTCGTAATCGAGAACTCATTGCAAAAGCGACACAACTAATAGAGACGACTCTGCGAAACTACATTTTGCAACAGCACCAAACAGCGCAGAATTCAAGAGCTCCTAATGCTCAAGCGATGGCTAAAAGTGGATATGAATTGTATTTTCGAGTTTTCAAGGATTCTCCTAAGCTAGATGAGATGCATTTTTTCTTTGCAGAGTTACTTTTTGATATAGAAGAATATGAGAGAGCATCGGATCACTATCTATGGGTGGCAGAGAATGCCCCTAATAGCGCTTATTTTGATAAATCAGTTCTAAATGCAATTCTCTCTTTGGAAAAGAAATTGCCCACTTCTGAGGAAGTCAAAAAAATCGTTGGAGGCACAACATCACCCGTCGAATTTGATTCCACGATCAAAAAGTTTGAGAAGGTGGTCTTGAGATTCCTCAAAGATTTTCCAAAAGGTCCGGATTCGATCGCCATTAAGTATCGGCTTGGCGCGCTTTATTATTATTACAATCAATTTGATCGCGCATTGCTGTCATTTCAAGACATAATTAAGACGGCGCCAAATACCAAGTTTGCCGAATACTCGGCAAACCTGACCCTCGATATCTACAATCTCAAAAATGACTATGAGGGACTAGAAAAGGCCGGACAGGAAATTCTCAGCATACCTCAGTTGGCCGCGTCCCCGGTGGGTTCTCAGGTCCAATCAATTCTAGAGAAATCATCCTTCAAACGTGCTCAAAATATGGAAGCTGAGAAGGATTTTTTGTCCAGTGCAAAGCAGTTTGAGTCTTTTTCGAATAAGAACGCACGTTCCGAATTGGCAACTTCAGCGCGATTCAATTCTGCGGTAAACTACGAAAGAGCGGGCGATTTATTGAAGGCCTTAGCTATGTATGGATCTGTCCTGAAGGGCTCGGGCAAGGGGCACGAGGCCTTAAAACAAAAATCTTTGAAATTTATGGCTTTGTTGTATGAGAAATCTGGGCAATACAAAGAAGCGGCTGAATTTTTTGAGAAGTATGCAAATGAAAACGCAAAAGGAGATAAGGACGCAGTTGATTTTTTCTACAATGCTGGTGTTATTCGGGACGGCATGAATTTCTTTAATGCAGCTCTTGATAATTACCAAAAGTATTTTGATAGAAGTAAGCGTCGTGATCGTATGGAAGTTATTTTCTTGATGGCGAAAATCTGGCAAAAGAGAGGGAATTTGAAGAATGCTCGAAGCTACTACAGCCAGTACGTCGATCTGAATCCAGCAAATGCATCTGCGCTTATAGAGGCGCTCTTTCAACTTGGAGTAATAGAAGAAAAATTGGGAAGACAGAAGGCCTCTGACGACTATTTTAAGAGGACAGTTGCGGTTCAGAAGGGGTTTTCAAAAAATGGAACTCCGGTTGGAGTGGCTTATGCGGCTGAAGCTCAATTCAAAATCATCTACAGAGTTTACGATGAATTGAGATCCATAAAAATCCCCGCGGATCCTTCGGGGCAGGACAGTGCCGTACGTAGAAAGCTTGATCTGATCAGTAAACTAAAGGAGAGACTAAAAGAGGTTATCAAATATGATGATGCTTATATGGTTGTTGCGGCACTCACTTTATCCGGTCAGGCAAATCAACACATGAGCGCAGCTCTTTATTCTGTTGCTCTTCCAAGCAAACTTTCTCCGGACCAATTGAAGGAATATAAAGCTGGCGTTGACAAGGTCGCACGGCCTTTTCAGGACGAGGCACTGAGCAATTACACTGCAGCAATAGAAAAGGGATACAGGCTCGAAGGCTACAATGAGTGGCTCAAAGCCGCATTTGTCGAAGCGAACCGGTTAAATAGTGAGAAATTTCCTAATTTTGGAGAGGAAGCTATTTTGACCAAGCTTCCGGACTACCTGGAGAATTAA
- a CDS encoding MotA/TolQ/ExbB proton channel family protein, with protein MYLILLVGILTVFLILERTMSLSKLTLDKISLNENLFSMLLRGDIKQAIAFCDSRPTPLTNTLKSGLVQVMNKRPDEEVQVAMDAAVLRETPRLEGWTSFLAVFGNVSVLIGLFGTIVGLIRSFSGVAEADAATKAQRLSLGISEALNCTAFGLLVAIVAIVSFGFFQIKIGRAINDMLESSMNLMNLIVSNRDKIKY; from the coding sequence ATGTATTTAATCCTGCTTGTCGGGATATTAACAGTTTTTCTCATCCTAGAAAGAACGATGAGTCTTTCTAAGCTAACGCTGGACAAAATCAGCCTCAATGAAAACTTGTTCAGTATGTTGTTGCGCGGAGATATCAAGCAGGCGATTGCCTTTTGTGATAGCCGTCCAACACCTCTCACCAATACCTTAAAGTCAGGTTTGGTTCAGGTCATGAATAAGCGCCCAGATGAAGAAGTACAGGTGGCGATGGATGCGGCGGTGCTGCGAGAGACACCGCGACTGGAAGGGTGGACTTCCTTTCTTGCAGTGTTTGGCAACGTTTCGGTTCTGATTGGGCTTTTTGGAACGATTGTTGGTTTGATTCGATCCTTTTCAGGTGTTGCGGAGGCAGATGCCGCAACCAAGGCGCAACGACTTTCTCTGGGGATTTCTGAGGCTCTTAACTGCACGGCCTTCGGTCTTCTGGTCGCGATCGTGGCAATTGTTTCATTTGGATTTTTTCAGATTAAAATTGGACGTGCAATCAATGACATGCTTGAGAGCAGCATGAATCTGATGAATTTAATTGTATCGAATCGAGACAAGATTAAGTACTAA
- a CDS encoding biopolymer transporter ExbD, with protein sequence MGHIDDAGGDDRKIAVDINLVPFIDLMSVCIIFLLITAVWSQVSMIQIGSSLYGKKAEDIESVKPPPRAEIPFRLDVKEGGYLVVVGQKNVSVPKVSGEYDDLRLVAELKMVKDLYPEKVDAIISMSDDLEYGYLIKGMDALLTSGFPEISVATGGVK encoded by the coding sequence ATGGGCCATATAGATGATGCTGGGGGAGATGATAGAAAGATAGCTGTTGATATCAACTTGGTTCCGTTTATCGATTTGATGAGTGTATGTATTATTTTTCTCCTGATCACAGCTGTTTGGTCCCAGGTTTCTATGATTCAAATAGGGAGTTCCTTGTACGGTAAAAAAGCAGAAGATATTGAGTCTGTAAAGCCACCCCCTCGAGCGGAAATTCCATTTCGGTTAGATGTCAAAGAAGGTGGGTATCTTGTTGTTGTCGGACAAAAAAACGTCTCGGTGCCAAAAGTAAGCGGAGAGTATGATGATTTGAGATTAGTGGCTGAATTGAAGATGGTTAAGGATCTCTACCCAGAAAAGGTCGATGCAATTATCAGCATGTCCGATGACCTTGAATACGGATACCTCATAAAAGGTATGGATGCTCTATTGACCTCGGGGTTTCCCGAAATATCGGTCGCAACGGGAGGAGTTAAATAA
- a CDS encoding biopolymer transporter ExbD, with product MPIHVPGHRNRSGRQKKPVKRNAVAVLSLTAMVDMFTVLTVFLLQNYASTGEVIALPKEVKLPEAHTVKELKPSNVVVIAPDKIMLNSEFIAEFRTVKEQNDWEVELLKSRVIKLIEEGRIAESNLGNKVRKAIEGAKSGDDPDANEIPQYKKITIQADKKVDFLTVKKIMYTVTEAGIAEINFAVIKLPDPPKGS from the coding sequence ATGCCCATTCATGTCCCGGGACATCGCAATCGCTCCGGGCGGCAAAAAAAGCCAGTCAAGCGAAATGCAGTGGCTGTGTTGTCACTCACTGCGATGGTCGATATGTTCACGGTATTGACAGTTTTTCTTCTTCAGAATTATGCAAGTACAGGGGAGGTCATTGCGCTTCCAAAGGAAGTCAAATTACCTGAGGCTCACACTGTTAAAGAATTGAAACCTTCAAACGTCGTTGTGATTGCCCCCGATAAGATCATGCTCAACAGTGAGTTTATTGCTGAGTTTCGGACGGTGAAAGAACAAAATGATTGGGAGGTAGAGCTTCTCAAGAGCCGAGTCATAAAGTTGATTGAGGAGGGCCGCATAGCAGAATCGAATTTGGGCAACAAAGTTCGAAAGGCCATCGAAGGAGCAAAGTCTGGTGATGATCCTGATGCCAATGAGATTCCTCAGTATAAGAAAATCACAATTCAAGCTGATAAAAAGGTTGATTTTCTTACGGTCAAGAAAATCATGTACACGGTGACAGAGGCCGGAATCGCCGAAATCAATTTTGCGGTGATAAAACTGCCAGACCCTCCCAAAGGAAGTTGA
- the lptC gene encoding LPS export ABC transporter periplasmic protein LptC, producing MHGSKHMSVKLGKFLLGVLLVVLIVEIIVIFPRDLDDKARPQSGPSEPDAGVSKGIEQIMRGAHLVETREGEKEWELWAESAVAYKSKPTWSLRKVKTRLFGKDGVFFIVTGDEGSIDVKTKDMDVKGKVIIRSSNGYAFETEKMIYHSKERQFVAPLPVFMRGPKDGEGFSLILRGNSLAADLNNSSMTVNGGVKGEKVFKGDRRLLIRSQKAAFSGKSNLARFSEDVVMDFETMRITGPEAVFEYGREQNLVKSVQVSGGVRVSDLEKWVTSQKVSVNFDKDRYVFSGNPRVVQNNDELQGEEIVFLEGGKKVEVFKARANVESQELEKAN from the coding sequence ATGCATGGTAGTAAGCATATGAGTGTTAAATTGGGGAAGTTCCTTCTGGGGGTACTGCTTGTAGTGTTAATTGTCGAAATCATTGTGATTTTTCCCCGAGACCTGGATGATAAGGCAAGACCCCAGTCCGGGCCCAGTGAGCCAGATGCTGGAGTGAGTAAGGGAATTGAACAAATTATGCGGGGAGCTCATCTTGTCGAGACCAGAGAGGGAGAAAAAGAGTGGGAGCTGTGGGCGGAGTCGGCAGTTGCTTACAAGTCAAAACCAACCTGGTCTTTGCGCAAAGTGAAAACAAGATTATTTGGCAAGGATGGGGTGTTCTTCATTGTGACAGGTGATGAGGGATCGATAGACGTAAAGACCAAGGACATGGATGTGAAAGGGAAGGTCATCATTCGCTCGTCCAACGGCTATGCATTCGAAACGGAAAAGATGATTTATCATTCTAAGGAACGTCAATTTGTAGCGCCTCTCCCGGTTTTCATGCGGGGCCCAAAGGATGGGGAGGGTTTTTCGTTGATCCTGCGCGGGAATTCATTGGCAGCTGACCTGAACAATTCTTCGATGACGGTCAATGGAGGGGTGAAGGGAGAAAAGGTATTCAAAGGAGATCGCAGACTTTTGATTCGAAGTCAGAAAGCTGCGTTCAGCGGCAAATCTAATCTTGCCCGTTTTAGCGAGGACGTTGTGATGGATTTCGAAACAATGAGAATTACGGGTCCAGAGGCTGTATTTGAATATGGGAGGGAGCAGAATCTGGTCAAATCCGTTCAGGTCTCTGGCGGAGTGCGAGTGAGTGATCTAGAAAAATGGGTGACTTCGCAGAAAGTGAGCGTGAATTTTGATAAGGATCGCTATGTGTTTAGTGGCAATCCAAGGGTAGTTCAGAACAATGACGAGCTTCAGGGAGAGGAAATTGTTTTTCTTGAGGGTGGTAAAAAAGTTGAAGTCTTTAAGGCAAGGGCGAATGTGGAGAGTCAGGAACTGGAGAAGGCAAATTGA
- a CDS encoding outer membrane beta-barrel domain-containing protein, translating into MLSNPFLILLITFGLAISPTSAFSQSMANNSENSGTESQATGESDSPDDEVEDLYDKFEDKETEKKAEKRESEQKIKSIEKAKPDPTTLSELSTLAPLADIAVIQKRFLPKTKRFELSGSILGTINNPFFLNMGAALRGGYYFQEKYGIEFVYFMLSSSERTVTDNLRTKRSVKTESLVTPKNFLAANFKWTPMYGKTTFMNKRIVPFDFYFSAGAGMTNTDQGGSAPTLHLGGGQSFALSKGMAFRWDINWNFYQAESEVLKGGSLQSVKANHDDVYVALGLSFFFPEATYR; encoded by the coding sequence GTGCTGAGTAACCCCTTTCTTATCCTCCTGATTACTTTTGGATTGGCCATCAGTCCCACGTCGGCTTTTTCTCAAAGCATGGCGAATAATTCCGAAAATTCAGGGACGGAGTCACAAGCGACGGGGGAATCAGATTCCCCGGACGACGAAGTTGAAGATCTCTACGATAAGTTTGAAGATAAAGAAACCGAAAAAAAGGCAGAAAAGAGAGAGTCAGAACAAAAGATCAAATCGATCGAAAAGGCAAAGCCAGATCCGACGACGCTTTCTGAGCTCTCTACGCTAGCTCCGCTTGCCGACATAGCCGTTATCCAGAAGAGATTTTTACCAAAAACAAAGCGTTTTGAATTGTCGGGAAGTATTTTGGGAACAATCAATAATCCATTCTTTCTCAATATGGGCGCGGCGCTTCGTGGTGGCTATTATTTCCAAGAGAAATATGGAATTGAATTTGTTTATTTCATGTTGTCTTCGTCCGAAAGAACCGTCACGGATAATTTACGAACAAAGAGAAGCGTTAAGACCGAGAGTCTGGTCACTCCAAAGAATTTCCTTGCAGCAAATTTCAAATGGACACCCATGTACGGAAAAACGACGTTTATGAATAAGCGCATTGTTCCCTTTGACTTCTATTTCTCTGCTGGAGCTGGAATGACGAATACTGACCAGGGAGGCAGCGCCCCGACCCTTCATTTGGGTGGTGGACAGTCCTTTGCCCTTTCTAAGGGCATGGCGTTTCGTTGGGACATTAACTGGAATTTTTACCAAGCTGAGAGTGAAGTTCTAAAAGGTGGTTCGCTCCAAAGCGTCAAAGCAAATCATGATGACGTCTATGTTGCCTTGGGACTTAGCTTCTTCTTTCCGGAGGCAACATACAGATGA
- the lptB gene encoding LPS export ABC transporter ATP-binding protein yields the protein MSALIVNKISKRFKLRQVVKEVSFQVQSGEIVGILGPNGAGKTTSFYMVVGLLNPDEGEILLDDGSIGNLPMYKRARIGLSYLPQEASIFRRLTVAENILVALEAHGYTGSDKHERLDLLLKEFRIDHVRNSYGYSLSGGERRRVEIARALAGKPKFLLLDEPFAGIDPIAVGDIQEIIRDLKTKGIGILITDHNVRETLGICDRAHILKDGRIEVQGSAMEIAESPVARKFYLGEGFRL from the coding sequence TTGAGCGCGTTAATTGTAAATAAGATTTCCAAGCGATTCAAGTTGCGCCAAGTGGTAAAGGAAGTCTCTTTTCAAGTTCAATCTGGTGAAATCGTGGGAATTCTTGGTCCAAATGGAGCTGGAAAGACAACCAGTTTCTATATGGTTGTGGGCCTCTTAAACCCGGACGAGGGAGAGATATTGTTAGACGATGGATCCATCGGAAATTTGCCAATGTACAAGAGAGCGAGGATTGGCTTGAGTTATCTTCCTCAGGAAGCAAGTATTTTTCGTCGCCTTACCGTAGCAGAGAATATTTTAGTGGCCCTTGAGGCTCACGGATATACGGGGTCAGACAAGCACGAGAGGTTGGATCTATTGTTAAAGGAATTTCGGATAGACCACGTTAGAAACAGTTATGGGTATTCTTTGTCCGGAGGAGAAAGACGACGGGTCGAGATTGCACGCGCCTTGGCTGGTAAACCCAAGTTTCTGCTTCTCGATGAACCTTTTGCAGGGATTGATCCAATTGCAGTGGGCGATATTCAAGAAATTATTCGGGATTTAAAGACCAAAGGGATCGGTATTTTGATCACTGATCACAATGTTCGAGAGACTCTTGGAATATGTGATCGCGCTCATATTCTAAAAGATGGTAGGATAGAAGTACAAGGTAGCGCGATGGAGATAGCAGAATCTCCTGTAGCTAGAAAATTTTATTTGGGTGAAGGTTTTAGATTGTAG
- a CDS encoding AgmX/PglI C-terminal domain-containing protein: MKLPIVIRIYKGTQLESVMQFSDSQIVVGTSINSQIQLKAETIAPLHTLIEERDSGFYISDLGSQTGTIFKGRKILDERIESGDSFLVGPYQLDFYVGVPKPLSPPKVEKKDSGAVDVKAGITEELSSSALEIPPLISEVTNPVIREETVHSVVPSVVTEVKVPQSLPSFGTRSEGWSLPTESKENPKVSTSHKYGTYAPPSEFGSLNEVLRPGKGTVVEVIVAWRERILSTYRFTERGMVKVGSNPGNQIILPNLGSTFSHSLVRIDSLATVCVSGEMSGELISEEGTKSFSELIRQNRLVRNTVGYEIGLKQGEMARVGIYGDLINLYVRYVPEAPKPLVAPLLDLTASEVTGVILAAVVALTFGLYMMVYAPKKLNDESLLEEPMRKAVVIFNPPRPEPKEVVEAKVDPIPEKKIVKIVEQKNTATVPAPTPKAVAVSAPAAKPSPKSESKENAGAPAQAKPNPNKTNKKSLTSNREGGAINTGKSGASPSSEKVDVSKVGLLGAFGSKGTQSKLDKAYSGAGELSGLADSATGFAGQAEDRAGDNIGSKLKSTGVGGKGSATVGIAGVGTTGKTSGAFGYGSGGIGKKSRVEVQVGGQDAEFVGSIDREAIRRVILAEKRVIRNCYEMTLARSPDLYGKLVVQWDIEERGRVSNVVVVSTSLGDKSVVDCLVQRLKTWRFPEPPPDQVGRVTYPFVFTSQ, from the coding sequence TTGAAGCTGCCAATAGTGATACGCATCTATAAAGGTACGCAGCTTGAATCTGTGATGCAGTTTTCAGATTCCCAGATCGTGGTGGGAACGAGTATCAACTCTCAGATTCAATTGAAAGCGGAGACGATTGCACCCTTGCACACTTTGATTGAGGAAAGGGATTCGGGATTTTACATTTCAGATCTCGGTTCGCAAACAGGTACAATATTTAAGGGTAGAAAAATTTTGGATGAAAGAATCGAGTCTGGTGATTCGTTCCTGGTGGGTCCATACCAGCTCGATTTCTATGTGGGGGTTCCAAAACCTCTGTCCCCCCCCAAGGTTGAGAAGAAGGACTCTGGTGCCGTGGATGTTAAGGCGGGGATCACAGAGGAATTGAGCTCCAGTGCTCTTGAAATCCCCCCTCTCATTTCAGAGGTGACAAATCCAGTTATTCGAGAAGAGACGGTTCACTCAGTGGTCCCAAGTGTCGTGACAGAAGTAAAAGTTCCCCAATCTCTTCCTTCTTTTGGCACCAGGTCTGAAGGCTGGAGTCTGCCGACAGAGTCTAAGGAAAACCCAAAGGTATCTACCTCTCATAAATATGGAACCTACGCGCCGCCTAGTGAATTTGGAAGTCTGAATGAAGTGCTGAGGCCGGGCAAGGGAACCGTCGTTGAAGTCATCGTTGCATGGCGTGAAAGAATTTTAAGCACGTATCGTTTTACTGAGAGGGGTATGGTAAAGGTTGGTTCCAATCCAGGGAATCAAATCATTCTGCCAAATTTGGGATCGACATTTTCGCACTCTCTTGTGCGTATTGATTCGCTTGCGACTGTCTGCGTATCCGGAGAAATGTCAGGTGAGTTGATTTCAGAAGAAGGAACCAAGAGCTTCTCTGAATTGATCAGACAAAACCGTTTGGTTCGAAATACAGTCGGATATGAAATTGGCCTCAAACAGGGAGAAATGGCCAGAGTAGGAATTTACGGGGATCTAATTAATTTGTATGTGCGCTATGTTCCTGAGGCCCCAAAGCCCCTTGTAGCTCCTCTCCTGGATTTGACTGCCTCGGAAGTGACGGGAGTTATTTTAGCTGCTGTTGTTGCTCTGACTTTTGGATTGTACATGATGGTGTATGCTCCAAAAAAATTAAACGATGAATCCTTGCTTGAGGAACCCATGCGCAAGGCTGTTGTCATTTTTAATCCACCTCGACCAGAGCCTAAGGAAGTGGTGGAAGCAAAAGTGGACCCGATTCCTGAAAAGAAAATTGTAAAGATTGTCGAGCAAAAGAACACTGCAACAGTCCCCGCTCCAACACCTAAGGCTGTTGCCGTTTCGGCACCTGCGGCAAAACCAAGTCCGAAGTCCGAGTCTAAAGAAAATGCGGGTGCGCCAGCACAGGCAAAACCAAATCCAAACAAGACGAACAAGAAGAGTCTGACTTCAAATCGTGAGGGTGGAGCCATAAATACCGGGAAATCGGGGGCTAGTCCTTCGAGCGAAAAGGTCGACGTTTCAAAAGTGGGATTGTTGGGTGCTTTTGGCTCAAAAGGAACCCAATCAAAGTTGGATAAGGCGTATTCAGGGGCAGGTGAATTGAGCGGTCTTGCCGACTCAGCAACGGGTTTTGCTGGGCAGGCGGAGGATCGGGCTGGCGACAATATTGGATCAAAGCTCAAAAGTACGGGTGTGGGTGGCAAAGGAAGTGCCACAGTTGGGATAGCAGGTGTGGGAACGACCGGAAAAACAAGTGGCGCTTTTGGATACGGTTCAGGCGGTATTGGAAAGAAGAGTCGGGTAGAGGTGCAGGTGGGAGGTCAGGATGCGGAGTTTGTTGGATCGATTGACAGAGAAGCTATTCGGCGAGTGATCTTGGCAGAAAAGAGAGTCATTCGAAATTGTTATGAAATGACACTCGCTCGCAGTCCAGATCTTTATGGGAAACTTGTTGTTCAGTGGGATATTGAGGAACGGGGCAGAGTGTCCAATGTGGTCGTAGTCAGCACAAGCCTGGGAGACAAATCAGTTGTCGATTGTCTGGTTCAACGTTTGAAAACTTGGAGATTTCCGGAGCCGCCGCCAGATCAAGTGGGTCGGGTGACGTATCCGTTTGTTTTTACTTCACAATAA